GTAGCCAAGTTAATTAGAGCTCCTTATTTCTTTTTGGCGGTAGGTAGTCAAGCAAATGTAGGTGGTGCGGCATCTGCACCCATAGTGGCTTCGGCCTTTCATCCGTCATTAGCAACAGTTGGGGTTTTGTTAGCTGTATTTGGCTATGCGGTGGGTACGGTTGGGGCTATTGCATGTACCATCTTAATGCAAATTGTTGCTCAGTAAAAAGTTGCTATTGTTGAGACTGATTAAATTAGAAAAGAGGATTCCTATATTATGACTCTAACTTTTTTTTGACAGAATTCTGAATACTTTGTACGTAATACTTTAGAACATTAAGTAAAGACCACTATATTTGCATCCGAAAATTTTAGCTTAATTCAATGAAAAATACAATTGTTATTGCCTTAGTTACTTTGTTATTTGTAGCATGTGGAAAGAAATCTGAAAACACGATGATCGTGCAAGGAAAGATTAAAGATATGAAAAAAGGTACCCTATATCTTCAAAAACAAAATGATTCAATATTTGTTGTTGTCGATTCAATAGCACTTGACGGTACAGATACGTTTACACTTTCCTGTGATGTTGAAAGTCCTCAAATGTATTTTCTATCCTTGGATAAGTCGCCAAGTAAAGAAATTGCATTCTTTGGCGAAAAAGGGACTATAACAATCAATACTAGATTAGATAAATTTAATTTTGCTGCAGAGGTTAATGGCTTAAGCAATCAAAAACTGCTGAATGAGTATAATGAAATTAAAAATAAGTACAGCGGAAAACGATTGGATTTATTAAAGGCTGATTTTGAAGCGAAAAGAGATAATGATACAGTAAGAATAGACTCAGTATCAAATGCTATTCATAGGTTATTAAAAAGCAGATATAGATATGCTATAAATTTCGCTATCAACAATGGTGATAAAGAAGTGGCTCCATTTGTTGCGTTAACTGAATTTAGTGACGCAAATATTGTTTGGATTGACAGCGTTAATAACAGTCTAACTCAAGAAATTAAGGACTCTAAGTATGGCAAAATACTTAGCGACTTTATAAAGGAGAGAAAGAAAAGTAATTAGGAATTACAACGTATTTATGTTTTGGTGTCGCAAGTAAAAATTCACTGCTCTTTTTAAAGTTGGAGAATTGAACTATTATATCTTCGGCGAGCTCGTCTAAAATCTATTATCTCCATCTAATAAGTCACCAATACCGCCTAAGATACTACCTTCACCCTTACTTTTACCACCAGTTCTTGGTACAGAAGCTATAATTCTGCCAGCTAATCTGCTGAAAGGTAAAGATTGCACATATACAGTTCCAGGACCTGTTAGGGTTGCAAAGAACAAGCCTTCACCACCAAAAACGGTGTTTTTAATACCTCCAATAAATTCAATATCATAATTAATATTTTGGGTAAAGCCAACGAGACAACCCGTATCTACTTTTAATTTTTCTCCAGCACGTAATTCTTTTTTAGAAACCGTACCACCTGCATGCATAAATGCCATACCATCACCTTCTAATTTTTGCATAATAAACCCTTCACCTCCAAATAAGCCTCTGCCTAGTTTCTTAGAAAATTCTATTCCAACAGAAACGCCCTTGGCTGCACATAAGAAGGCATCTTTTTGACAAATGAATTTTTCATTAAAATTGGTTAAATCGAGTGGAATAATTTTGCCAGGATAAGGTGAAGCGAATGAAACTTTCTTTTTGCCTTGTTCTGCATTCATAAAAACGGTCATAAACAAACTCTCTCCGGTAAGCAGTCGTTTTCCTGCTGAAAATAATTTACCCAACACACCTTCTGTTTGTCCAGAACCATCACCAAAAATAGTATCCATTTTAATACCGTTATCCATCATCATAAAACTTCCGGCTTCAGCAACAACAGCTTCTTGCGGGTCTAGTTCTATTTCTACGTATTGCATTTCTTCTCCGTAAATGGTATAATCTATTTCGTGTGATGTCATTGTGTTTAGATTTAAAGTATGGTTATTAAAATTACAAAAATCTTTGGTAATTGTATGTATAGGTAGTGTTTTAGGTCAAATTGTTACAGTGAGTGAGGGAATTAATTGAAGAATTAGATGGTGAAGTGCATATCATTACTCTTGCCGAGGAGTATGATGCCAAAAGAGCACGCTATTTAATTGAATTAGCGTATACAGTAATTCGTTTCGAAAATAAAATGGTTTTTGATTATTTACCTTCTGTATTACGAGAGATTAGAAATAATTTTAAACCTTCTGAAATTTGGCTGGTGTTATAAAAAACTATCCCTCCGATCACGCAAAAGCGTGATCACCTCCCTTTGCACAAGGGAGGAGCCAGCTACGATTTATGGTTTGTTGAGATGATTATTTATTTAACTAGAAATGTACACCCTATTAAATCTTGTCTTAAGCATAGGTTAGAAGCCAGATACTTTTTGTATTGTATAGCTAAAAATTTGTTTGCAATTAGTTCCTCACTTTGCACAAGGGAGGAGCCAGATACGATTTGTGTTTTGTTTAGGTGATTATTTTTTTAACTAGAGATGTACACCCTATTAAATCTTGTCTTAAGTGCACGTTTCGAACCAGGTACTATTTGAATTTTATTGACTGAAACTTTATTTGCAATTATTTGAACTCTTATCCAAAGTGAGGTGTCTTAGCTATAAAGTCAAGGAAGTGGATAAAAAAGCTATCTCCCCCTTTCTTCTTTGAAATACAAAATTCATTCCCCTCTGTGTACAAGATGCTAACCAGATACTATATGAATTTTATAGCTAAAACTTTATTTCGAATTAGTTCCTCCCTTGTGCAAAGGGAGGTGTGCTGACTTTTTGGTCAGGACGGAGGGATAGTTTCTTTATATTTGTATTAAATGAATAACAAAAACGGTCATAATAATAAAAGGTTAAAAAGTTTAAGAAAAAAACTGAGATTAAACTTAACTCCTGCAGAGGCTTTCTTGTGGAAACACCTTAAAGGTAAACAACTTGACGCTAAAAAGTTTGTAAAACAACACAGTATTGGAAATTATATAGTTGATTTTTATTGTGCCTCTGAGAAATTAATTATTGAATTAGATGGTGAAGTGCATTACAATCCTACTGCAGAAGAATATGATGCTAACAGAACACGCTATTTAAATGAATTAGCGTACACTGTAATTCGTTTCGAAAATAAAATGGTTTTTGATTATTTACCTTCTGTATTACGAGAGATTAGAAATAATTTTAAACCTTCTGAAATTTAGCTGGTGTTATAAAAAACTATCCCTCCGATCACGCAAAAGCGTGATCACCTCCCTTTGCACAAGGGAGGAGCCAGCTACGATTTATGGTTTGTTGAGATGATTATTTATTTAACTAGAAATGTACACCCTATTAAATCTTGTCTTAAGCATAGGTTAGAAGCCAGATACTTTTTGTATTGTATAGCTAAAAATTTGTTTGCAATTAGTTCCTCCCTTTGCACAAGGGAGGAGCCATATACGATTTGTGT
The nucleotide sequence above comes from Aureibaculum algae. Encoded proteins:
- a CDS encoding DUF4369 domain-containing protein, with amino-acid sequence MKNTIVIALVTLLFVACGKKSENTMIVQGKIKDMKKGTLYLQKQNDSIFVVVDSIALDGTDTFTLSCDVESPQMYFLSLDKSPSKEIAFFGEKGTITINTRLDKFNFAAEVNGLSNQKLLNEYNEIKNKYSGKRLDLLKADFEAKRDNDTVRIDSVSNAIHRLLKSRYRYAINFAINNGDKEVAPFVALTEFSDANIVWIDSVNNSLTQEIKDSKYGKILSDFIKERKKSN
- a CDS encoding TIGR00266 family protein, with amino-acid sequence MTSHEIDYTIYGEEMQYVEIELDPQEAVVAEAGSFMMMDNGIKMDTIFGDGSGQTEGVLGKLFSAGKRLLTGESLFMTVFMNAEQGKKKVSFASPYPGKIIPLDLTNFNEKFICQKDAFLCAAKGVSVGIEFSKKLGRGLFGGEGFIMQKLEGDGMAFMHAGGTVSKKELRAGEKLKVDTGCLVGFTQNINYDIEFIGGIKNTVFGGEGLFFATLTGPGTVYVQSLPFSRLAGRIIASVPRTGGKSKGEGSILGGIGDLLDGDNRF
- a CDS encoding DUF559 domain-containing protein: MRELIEELDGEVHIITLAEEYDAKRARYLIELAYTVIRFENKMVFDYLPSVLREIRNNFKPSEIWLVL
- a CDS encoding endonuclease domain-containing protein, with the protein product MNNKNGHNNKRLKSLRKKLRLNLTPAEAFLWKHLKGKQLDAKKFVKQHSIGNYIVDFYCASEKLIIELDGEVHYNPTAEEYDANRTRYLNELAYTVIRFENKMVFDYLPSVLREIRNNFKPSEI